TTCCCAGCCATTCGCGAGCTCGATCAACTCCTCGACGTGGCTCCAGCGGCGCTCGGGCTCGTCCGGCTCCCCCCGGCGGCTGAGGTACGCACGGTAGTTGAGCGCGTCGATCAGGAGGCGGAGCGTCACTGCCGGCCCGTCCATACGTACCCGGAGTGCGGCCAGAAGCGCGAGCAGCGCGGCGAGGCCCTTGTGCCGCCGGGCCGCGGCCGCGAGCGTCGCCTCGACGCCCTGGCGGAGCACGCCTTCCTGGAGCTGCACGACCGTCTTCGCGCCGATGCCGCGCGGGGGAACGGTCATCACCCGCTCGAACGCGGTCCAGTCGTTGGGGTTGACCAGGACCCGGAGGTAGGCGAGGAGGTCGCGGATCTCCCTGCGCTCGACGAGCGGCGTCTCGGCCGTCACGCGGACGCTCAGACCGCGCTGCTCACAGGCCCGAGCGATCGGCGTCAGGACCGCGCCGATGCGGGCGAGCACGGCCACGGGCGCCAGGCCCTCGGCGACCCACTGCGCGATGCGCTCGGCGACGTACGGCGCCTCCTCCTTGTCGCGGGTGAACTGCCGGACCTCGGGCACCGGGCCGGACGGGTTCTGTGTCATGAGCACCTTCCGGAGGCGACGCCGGTTGTGTTCGATGAGACGTCCCGCGGGGGCGAGAATCTCTGGCGTGGAACGGTAGTTCTCGCCGAGGTTGACCACGATCGCGCCGGGATAGACCTGCGTCAGGCGAAGGAGGTAGTCCGCCGACCCGCCTCGGAACCCATACACCGCCTGGTCGTCGTCTGCGGCCAGCGTCAAGCCCGGCGAGGTGCCGTCGCCCGAGGCAACGCCGTCGACCGGCAGCACGAGGAGTTCGACGAGCCGCTGCTGGAGGAGATCCAGATCCTGGCCCTCGTCCACCAGAATGTGGCGCCAGCGGGTCTGGAGCTGACGCCGAATGGCGGGATAGTTCTCGAGGAGGCGGACGGGGACGAGCAGTAGATCGGCGAAGTCGAGGGCGTCGCGCCCCTCGAGGAAGGCCTCGTAGGCCGGGATGAGCCGGGTGAGCGCCTCGTGCGTGGCGTCGGGCAGCGCGGCGAGCCCCTGGCCGTTCGTCCGCTTGACGCGATCGAGGAACTCGGTGAGTTCGCCCGGATCTTCCTTGAGCTCCAGGTCGCGGACGAGGCGCTTTACCGCGCGCCGGCTATCGTCCCGGTCCATCACCGCGAAGGCAGCCGTGCGGCCACGCGGGAGGAACGTCGCGTACTGGCGGGCGAGCGAGGCGCCAAGGGCGTGGAACGTTCCCGCCCACACGCCGCGGCCGTCGTCGCCGAGCAGGCGCGCGAGGCGGTCCTGGAGCTCCTCGGCGGCCTTGCGCGAGAACGTCAGCGCCGTCAGTTGAGTTGGGCGGAGCCCCT
This window of the Candidatus Methylomirabilota bacterium genome carries:
- a CDS encoding ATP-dependent helicase; translated protein: MTDIATARPDDTTPKTFPPSLEALLARLNPEQLAAVTCPHPYVLMASIPGSGKTLALVARAAWLIRQGLRPTQLTALTFSRKAAEELQDRLARLLGDDGRGVWAGTFHALGASLARQYATFLPRGRTAAFAVMDRDDSRRAVKRLVRDLELKEDPGELTEFLDRVKRTNGQGLAALPDATHEALTRLIPAYEAFLEGRDALDFADLLLVPVRLLENYPAIRRQLQTRWRHILVDEGQDLDLLQQRLVELLVLPVDGVASGDGTSPGLTLAADDDQAVYGFRGGSADYLLRLTQVYPGAIVVNLGENYRSTPEILAPAGRLIEHNRRRLRKVLMTQNPSGPVPEVRQFTRDKEEAPYVAERIAQWVAEGLAPVAVLARIGAVLTPIARACEQRGLSVRVTAETPLVERREIRDLLAYLRVLVNPNDWTAFERVMTVPPRGIGAKTVVQLQEGVLRQGVEATLAAAARRHKGLAALLALLAALRVRMDGPAVTLRLLIDALNYRAYLSRRGEPDEPERRWSHVEELIELANGWE